From the genome of Scytonema hofmannii PCC 7110, one region includes:
- a CDS encoding transaldolase, translating into MSKNLLEQLREFTVVVADTGDIRAIEKFKPQDATTNPSLITAAAQMPEYQEIVNQTLLQAQKDAGRGASQKDVAALAFDRLAVSFGLKILQIIPGRVSTEVDARLSYDTEATVAKARDLIAQYKAAGISRDRVLIKIAATWEGIRAAEILEKEGIHCNLTLLFGLHQAIACAEAGVTLISPFVGRILDWYKKETGRDSYPSAEDPGVLSVTTIYNYYKKFGYKTEVMGASFRNIGEIIELAGCDLLTISPALLGELKATIGDLPRKLEPSKAATSDIEKIPMDKATFDKMHAEDRMAHDKLDEGIKGFTKALETLETLLAEKLARLDGKSTLSHATKDIFHVYDLDGDGFITREEWMGTDAVFDALDVNKDGKITPEEMGAGLGAVIQMVEVAK; encoded by the coding sequence ATGTCTAAAAATTTACTGGAACAGTTAAGAGAGTTTACAGTTGTGGTTGCTGACACGGGCGATATCCGGGCAATTGAAAAGTTTAAGCCGCAAGATGCTACCACAAATCCTTCCCTAATTACTGCTGCAGCACAAATGCCAGAGTATCAGGAAATTGTTAACCAGACTTTACTCCAAGCACAAAAAGATGCAGGACGGGGAGCAAGTCAAAAGGACGTAGCTGCTTTAGCATTTGACCGTTTGGCGGTGTCCTTTGGCTTAAAGATTTTACAAATTATTCCGGGTCGGGTGTCTACAGAAGTTGATGCACGCCTTTCCTACGATACAGAAGCAACTGTTGCCAAAGCACGCGACTTAATTGCTCAGTATAAAGCTGCAGGAATTTCTCGCGATCGCGTCCTGATTAAAATTGCCGCTACCTGGGAAGGAATTCGCGCTGCAGAAATCTTGGAAAAAGAAGGTATACATTGTAACTTGACCTTATTGTTTGGACTTCACCAGGCGATCGCTTGTGCGGAAGCTGGTGTCACTTTGATTTCCCCATTTGTAGGACGTATTCTCGACTGGTACAAAAAAGAAACCGGACGCGATAGTTACCCTTCTGCTGAAGACCCAGGTGTATTATCTGTAACCACAATTTACAACTACTACAAAAAATTTGGTTACAAAACTGAAGTCATGGGAGCTAGTTTCCGCAACATTGGGGAAATTATAGAACTCGCCGGTTGTGACTTGCTAACCATTTCTCCAGCGCTGTTAGGTGAGTTAAAAGCCACGATAGGAGACTTACCACGCAAACTCGAACCTAGCAAAGCAGCAACATCGGATATTGAAAAAATTCCGATGGACAAAGCTACCTTTGACAAGATGCATGCGGAAGATCGCATGGCACATGACAAACTGGATGAAGGGATTAAGGGTTTCACCAAAGCACTAGAGACTTTAGAAACACTCCTGGCAGAAAAACTGGCTCGTTTGGACGGAAAATCAACTCTCAGCCATGCGACTAAAGACATCTTCCACGTGTACGATCTTGACGGTGATGGCTTCATCACCCGTGAAGAATGGATGGGTACTGATGCTGTATTTGATGCGTTAGACGTAAATAAAGATGGCAAAATTACACCAGAAGAAATGGGTGCTGGCTTGGGAGCAGTCATTCAAATGGTAGAAGTTGCAAAATAA
- a CDS encoding type II toxin-antitoxin system Phd/YefM family antitoxin, which translates to MSKSISITETRNQLLQLPEQLGNEPIIITDQGSPVMVAISYEQYMSMLETMEILSDTEFKEQLIAGIQEDREGKRVSWSEAMKELEW; encoded by the coding sequence ATGTCTAAATCAATTAGTATTACTGAAACAAGAAACCAACTTCTTCAACTCCCAGAACAGTTAGGTAATGAACCTATAATTATTACCGATCAAGGCTCTCCAGTTATGGTAGCTATTAGCTACGAACAATATATGTCTATGTTAGAAACTATGGAAATTTTATCCGATACAGAATTTAAAGAACAATTAATAGCTGGCATCCAGGAAGATAGAGAAGGTAAAAGGGTAAGTTGGTCAGAAGCTATGAAAGAATTAGAATGGTAA
- a CDS encoding DUF5131 family protein produces the protein MSKIPTGTITLNPITVKSGGWWCSKVSPGCANCYAEYINQHDRFNRGNSLPYQGSPPELTLNREMLGSWCRMRKHHFIFVGSMTDIFGEWIDRNWHFEILDAMLASPNQTFQLLTKRPQVMLSTTMAWIEARNLLALPPNIWVGATTEDQRTFNERIPTLLKIPAWVRWLTVEPMLEEINPMKPGQSLFPTITRKEKELWQEYLPLHQHIDWVILGFESGHKARVGQLSWMRSFVRMCTLAQTEQNAALAIYVKQLGSNCWDGEKPFKLKSARTGGTNIEEFPTDLQMRQMPL, from the coding sequence ATGAGTAAAATTCCCACAGGAACCATAACTCTAAATCCAATTACTGTGAAATCTGGTGGTTGGTGGTGTAGCAAGGTTTCTCCTGGTTGTGCAAATTGCTATGCAGAGTACATTAATCAACACGATCGCTTTAATCGCGGTAACTCACTCCCATACCAAGGCTCACCACCGGAATTAACTCTGAATAGAGAAATGCTTGGAAGTTGGTGTAGGATGCGAAAACACCATTTTATCTTTGTCGGTAGCATGACAGATATTTTTGGAGAATGGATAGACCGCAATTGGCACTTTGAAATTCTAGATGCCATGCTTGCTTCTCCTAACCAAACATTCCAGCTTTTGACCAAGCGACCACAAGTTATGCTAAGTACTACAATGGCTTGGATAGAAGCAAGAAATCTTTTAGCCCTTCCTCCAAATATCTGGGTAGGCGCTACAACTGAAGACCAACGTACTTTTAACGAACGCATCCCTACCCTGTTAAAAATTCCTGCATGGGTTAGATGGCTAACCGTGGAACCAATGCTGGAGGAAATCAATCCTATGAAACCAGGGCAAAGTTTGTTTCCTACCATTACAAGAAAAGAGAAAGAATTATGGCAAGAATATTTGCCTCTACACCAACATATCGACTGGGTGATTTTAGGCTTTGAAAGCGGTCATAAAGCGCGAGTTGGTCAACTGTCTTGGATGCGCTCCTTTGTTCGAATGTGTACTTTGGCACAAACAGAACAAAATGCGGCTCTAGCAATCTACGTGAAGCAATTAGGTAGCAACTGCTGGGATGGTGAAAAACCTTTCAAGCTCAAATCTGCTCGCACTGGTGGCACTAATATTGAAGAGTTTCCTACTGACTTACAAATGAGACAAATGCCTTTATAA